A portion of the Limibacter armeniacum genome contains these proteins:
- a CDS encoding glycoside hydrolase family 88 protein, translating to MQRIIFYLAVAAACTGCLNKQGQTVQEASAKTELSVDDQLISRSFTRAEAQLLRACDSLPEANAFPRSLTEDGALLAVSSGNWVSGFFPGSLWQLYQYKQDGQIKDQAIRWTEALEKEQFNTSTHDVGFILNCSFGNAYLATGNEQYKNILVQGAKSLLTRYNENVGSLKSWDWSDEWKFPVIADNMMNLELLFRATEYTGDSLYYNIAKTHALTTLKNHFREDNGSFHVVDYDPETGEVLEKVTHQGLNDSSTWARGEAWLLYGYTMCYRETGEEAFKSQAEKIATFVMENPAMPSDKIPYWDYNLESLEGQPRDASAAAINASALVELAKLVPEKRATYLAYAIDILTSLSSEKYLADKHAAHVFVLEHSTGNKPNDSEVDVPLAYADYYYLEALNRLSSLKQ from the coding sequence ATGCAAAGAATTATTTTTTATCTCGCAGTGGCGGCAGCTTGTACTGGGTGTCTGAATAAACAAGGACAAACCGTACAGGAAGCCAGTGCCAAAACGGAATTGTCAGTAGATGATCAGCTAATTTCCAGAAGTTTTACAAGAGCTGAAGCCCAATTGTTGAGGGCTTGTGACAGCCTACCTGAAGCAAACGCCTTTCCCCGTTCGTTGACAGAAGATGGGGCATTGTTGGCTGTCTCCAGCGGCAACTGGGTAAGTGGATTCTTTCCTGGTAGTTTGTGGCAGTTATATCAGTACAAGCAGGATGGTCAGATAAAAGATCAGGCTATCCGATGGACAGAGGCATTGGAAAAGGAACAGTTTAATACCAGTACACACGATGTAGGATTTATCCTGAATTGCAGCTTTGGAAATGCCTATCTGGCAACTGGGAATGAACAATACAAGAACATACTGGTACAGGGAGCAAAGTCACTGCTGACAAGGTATAACGAAAATGTAGGCAGTCTGAAGTCATGGGACTGGTCTGATGAGTGGAAATTCCCTGTTATTGCAGACAATATGATGAACCTTGAGTTGCTCTTCAGGGCAACAGAATATACAGGAGATTCCCTTTATTATAACATTGCAAAAACGCATGCGTTGACCACATTGAAAAACCATTTCAGGGAGGACAACGGAAGCTTTCATGTCGTGGATTATGATCCTGAAACAGGTGAAGTACTGGAAAAAGTGACCCATCAGGGATTGAATGACAGCTCAACTTGGGCTAGGGGAGAAGCATGGTTGCTGTATGGCTACACAATGTGTTACCGTGAGACAGGAGAAGAGGCATTTAAGTCTCAGGCTGAGAAGATTGCGACGTTTGTTATGGAAAACCCTGCAATGCCATCGGATAAGATACCTTATTGGGACTATAATCTGGAAAGTCTGGAAGGGCAACCTCGTGATGCATCAGCGGCTGCTATCAATGCTTCAGCATTGGTAGAACTGGCTAAATTGGTTCCTGAAAAGCGTGCCACTTATCTGGCATATGCCATTGATATCCTGACCTCTCTTTCCTCGGAAAAGTATCTGGCAGACAAGCATGCAGCACATGTATTTGTACTGGAACATTCCACCGGCAATAAGCCTAATGACAGCGAAGTGGATGTGCCACTTGCATATGCTGACTATTATTACCTGGAGGCATTGAACAGGCTTTCCTCTCTAAAGCAGTAA